The genomic stretch TGGATGGACGGAAATGATAAAATAGGACTCTTATCATTGAACGAGGAAGTACATCTAAAAATAATCATTTGTACAATAAAATTATTACTCATATTTGTTACTCCTACAATATTGATGAGGAAGTACATCTAAAAATAATCATTTGTACAATAAAATTATTACTCATATTTGTTACTGCTACAATATTGATGATATTCTTTTAATTCTATATATCACTATCATTGACTATATAATATTTTTCAAGTTTTATgataatagtaatatattattGTGATGAAATTTactgattttaattatttttatatacaatATGCACTTAAATTGATATGTATTAGATGATAGTGAgttaattataacaaaataaatttcaGTATAATCTGCCTTGTGTGTTCTCCTATCATTAGTATCGCTACATGTTGATATCGAAAATGCATTTGGCCTCTCGCCATGCATCTTACGTTCTGCTAAGGCTTCAAATTATGGCAATgtaattagggatgtcaattcaACTCGAAACACGTGGGCCGGCCCAAATAGCCCGGTAAAATGAGCGGGTTAGGGCTGTAATTTTATAATCCGAATACAAAACGGGCtaaacgggttggcccgaatgGGTTGGCGGGCTAAATGGGTTGGCCCGCCGGGTTgcaacttttaattaaaaaatattgagTTTTAAggattttttgtgttttttaatttcataTGACACAATCTTTAGTCTTTTTCAATCTACATTCTACACATTTCTATTCAATCTCACACTATCAACTTTCAAGTTCCACCTCAACTCATTATTCCATCGTCCCATCACCTACCATTATTGTCTTACTACCGCCAACGCCAAAATTAAGAATTAACCcatcaaaatctcaatatatttatcattttaataattattcaagtaagatatgatttttaattttaaaataattaattatgaccAATGCCAAAATAATGACACGAAAACAAGCTTTAATTGAAATTAATCAATTTAActttaatttatctttgtttagaTTATAGTTGATTGAGATGAAAGACTTCTCTCCAACTGTTGAGGAAAACTATGAAAAAATTGAAGATTTTATATGATTActaaggaaaaaaataattaaaatttaaaatcagtTTATTGAGGAAAATTTGATTTCAAGagattattttttaaagtttttagGTCCGAATAGCCcgatgggttagcccgaaacccggcgagttagggttagggttgaaaatttatgACCCGAAAATTTCATAACCCAAATAGCCCGGCAACCCAAGTGGGTTACGAGttagcccgattgacatccctaaatgTAACAGTAGTCAATCGAGATGTGGTTATTGAGAGTCCAAATATCGGTTATGATATTCGACAGTTACGTTATTTATAAAGaagattttttaataatataatcaaatttacaaattttttatttgtgtttgtaaTGTAATGTAGTACTTAAATTGTATTATATGAATAATGGAATATTGAGttgatttttacaaataaatttaatcaCACTTGCGCTTTGCACTATCCTAACCTTGCATTTTATTATACTCCGAGTTTGATgttgattttttaaatattataatatcttaaaATGTGTAcatttattaaatttcaaattcacgTAATAACAAATCAATGttaatactatgaattagtgaATAAAGTATTATGAGAATTGAAAATCTAGACTCCATGCAAATCTTTTGAAAatacaaacacaaaatatttaaaaccctAATTAGGTGTAGCCCAGAGGGCTGACCTGCAAGCCCAACGGGTTTGCCCGCTTAACTCGCCAACTCATTAGGGTTGGATCGATTAGCATGACTTCTTATCGGGTTAGAAGAGTGAGCATTTTTCTGACCCTAACCCTCTGATTTTTATCAGTTATTTGGATCAGCCCATCGAGTTCAGACTAAACGACATCTTTACTTAGTGGCATCAAGCCAGTTTGTGAAATTGGGATCTGAGCTCAAACCTTGGTTCctacttttattttagttttcaatatcttaatttttttaatttaattttttgtttaaaaaatgtactattttatttggttttcttatttttttcattttttattttattaagtaattttaataaatattactaGTTCATACTTGAACTCTATACcttatttgataaaaaaaatagaagggTGTGCATTTGTTCATATTGAGACATTTCATATCTATATATTGATagtatatttctttatttaaagttatattttaattattatctcACTGTCAGTAGAACTAAGGACCAAGGGAATTTGTTTAAAATGTAGAAAGAGGCGCTATTAATAGAAGAAACACCTTCTATGCTTATGCGACTTAAAATATAAGTATAGTCCGTATATCTGTATAGTATCAAATCTATCCAAGAAATAAGAAGCAATATATAGatcatatattattttatgtCACAGTCACCATCACCATTGCCATAAAAGCATAAAACCAAAAATAGTTGATATCTCTTCAACTTTTTCATCATGGGATCTGCCTTGATTCAGATTTGACATTCTTCACAATTCTTCAAAATTTCAGGTAATATTTCCTATCCAGTCTTTAGCTATTCAAAAAGAGAGGCAAAATATGCATGCATACATATTCTGGTTTTTTTGAATTATGCTTTCATAAAAAAACTGAGACCTTCTTTTCATAATATTATCAAATTcgtcagttttttttttcattctatcCATGATTGTTTGGTTGGAATTTTACTGCAAATATAATGGTACGTGGATTGGATCAAGAACACACACTCGAAcaccaaaaatatttatatacatatttgCATGCACTCCCACGTGTTGATATCATCATATTGATCAATATTGGATTTATGTAGGAtgcttttttaattatttttcgaTCCCTAATTAAAATTACGAGTTAATTAGGCGATGCACATATCACATCAATTTAGGTGTTAAATTAGCCATCATTCTTGAATTGCATGGTTTTAAGCTACGATTAATGCTGCATATTAGTATTCATTTACTTGAGTTTTGTTGGCCATGAATTGAAGCAGCACCATTGATCATAGCAATGAGGCCATTTGAGAATCACATAGACCCTGAGAAACATGAGCAACTGAGACGTGCCAAAATaggtaaaattttcaaataaacctaatctttaaacttgttttttttttgagaacATGGTGTCATGAGGTTTTGCAGATGCTGAGAATAAAGTGAAGAGGATTTTGAAGCTGGCAAAGGGCATAAATAGCAACAAAGAAGGGAACCTGAAGAAGGAAATAATTCATCTAGTTGAAGATTTCCACCAGCATTATGAATCACTCTACTCTCTCTATGATGACCTTCGAGCCGAGGCCAAGAGCAACGTCCGTGGCAGCAGAGACGACGgctcttcttctcctccttcaGATTCAGAGGTATTCTATTCTCCCTTGGAAGTGATCCATAAAAACACCAGTGGAATCGTGCACACGGATGATGAGACATCGGATGTGGAAGACACGATCCTCAAGGATAAACTGACCTCGTCTAGTGAAATAAAAGAGATGAGCAACTTCTTCAAGGATTTGAGGGTTCCAGACGAGGAGCCGAGACATAGCAAGGGATCAGAGGGCGACGTTGCGCGTCTCAAGTTTGAGATTGCAAATCTGTCCTCACAGAGTAAGCAATGGCAAGAGGAGTCAAGCGAGGCTATGCAGCTGAAACAGAGAATCTCAAGGCTTAAAGGCCAAGTCATGGAGCTTGAATCCATGTGCAAagacaaggaatgcctgcagcATGAAAAGGATGAGTTGGAGGAAAGGCTCATGAGTGAAACCAAAGAAAGGTCTATTGAAGTGGAGGGCCAAATCGAGCAAGTCGACTGCCTGCATCAGGAGCTGGTGTCTGTCACCACACGGAACATTGAATTGGAGCTGGAACTCTGTGGGAACAAATATGCGAACCGGTCATCGAGCAGGACCGGGGAGCAGATAGCCAAATTGAACCAAGAATCCAATCAATCCGGAGTTGAAAAGCACGAGCTGCTGAGGAAGATGTCTCAGCTGCAGACGTCTCTTTTGCTTAACGAGAGGAAGCTAACAGCACAGGAGAAGAAGTTGAAGCAGAGCGAAGAAACCTCGTCTGCTCTGATCAAATCCTTGAACCAAAAGGTGAAGACTCAGCAGAGCAAGATGGAGGCCTTACTCAAGCAGAAAGTAGGCTTGCAGGTGGAATTGGCGACGCTGAAAAAGGACAAAGAGCGACTCATGATGGAGCTCGAGAAAGAGAAGCAAGAGGCTTTGCTCATCAAATCCAAGATGGACCGAAAGAACACTGAGCTGATCAACAAGATTTCTGATCAGCAGAAGACTCTGCTGGAGTTTGGGGATGTTGTGACCAAGACGCGATCAGGGTACATGAAATCACACCCCAACTTCCAAATGATGGAACACAAGATAGAAGAGATGGCAGATGATTTCAGGAGGCAGTTTGATGATAAGTACCGAGCCATGACCCGTAGAATCAGGGCTGCAGAGAAGCAGCATGTAGAGAATAAAGAGTGGTATCTCAAGACGAACGAGGAGTTCAGGCAAGAAAACAAGGCTCAACAAGGGAACATAGAAACAGGACTAAGAAACGTGAAGGACGTTGCACTCGCAGCAAGTGATGTGCTCGTTGCACTGGACACGGTAGTGGTCAAGTTTGAGGAATGCAACGATAACTTGCTGACAAGGATTTCTAAGACGTCGTGTGAGGTGAACTACGCCAAGGAATGGGTGAGGAGGAAGAACAACGCGCTGGTGCAGGTGAAGCATGACCTAGACGAGTTGCTGTTCCAGCTGGACGACAAGGAGGAGGAGATATCGGTGTTCAGGGACCGGGTTTGGAAGCTGGAAAACAAGATGAGGCAATTGGAGAAATGGATAAGAGAGAAAGATGAGGGGATGATAGAGCTTagagaggagaagagagaggcAATAAGGCAGCTGTGTGTTTGGATTGATTATCACCGTTGTAGAACGGATTATTACAAGAAAATGGTGAAAAGGCTGCCGGAGATGAATCAACAACAACGTATGATGGTGTCTTGACAACGTTgtctacaatacacacacagAGTTTCAGCCATTTCTGCTTTCTTCAACTACATTAATTAGACatcaagattttttttatttacttttttccaAGGGCTCTTACAAGAATAAGGAAATATATGATATGCTGCAGTATACAGTTCTGTGGTTGCATTTCTTGGCCAATTTTTGTATCAAAATGAAAATGCATATCACATGCAATTCTTGTTCTTTCTACTACTCCATATTATTTTTATGATCTCAACATGAATGatgttttcttctttagttgCACAATAAATCagttgatggagtacgtactaaacaagcccaatagcagtgcccaaagcccaaggaagagtatcagttcggcattaccaaagagttcggccccagcctacagctcggtagaagcctacagctcggtaaaagccgaccaatcaagctctactcttagatcggcaaaagctgctcggcaatagttcagcagttcggtctcagtattcgaccgaactgggagatagtggactcatgcagaacctccacgacctccactacacgatctatttagtggtgtcaaatcaTGCACGACCTCCTGCAGGAAAGCAGACCAAACAAAGATGtagtgggcccatgcaggatcgcatgacctccacgacatccacaaccatcattagtggtgatgcaagccacgatcttagttcaatgtataaatagaacttagatcagataggctgaggttaagctctctagagataaaatatcatatagcaagtctgtgttgtaagctgtaatcccagatcaagcaatacaatcttgccctcccttcttcccgtggacgtagatttacttcagtaaatcgaaccacgtaaaatctctgtgtcgtgatctgtattttccagcatttactaacatcaaaaattcgcggattcatcactggcgccgtctgtgggaaacagagaaccaaatttgtgataaagcgaatttttgaccctttttccaccccaaaa from Salvia splendens isolate huo1 chromosome 15, SspV2, whole genome shotgun sequence encodes the following:
- the LOC121766750 gene encoding COP1-interactive protein 1-like; its protein translation is MRPFENHIDPEKHEQLRRAKIDAENKVKRILKLAKGINSNKEGNLKKEIIHLVEDFHQHYESLYSLYDDLRAEAKSNVRGSRDDGSSSPPSDSEVFYSPLEVIHKNTSGIVHTDDETSDVEDTILKDKLTSSSEIKEMSNFFKDLRVPDEEPRHSKGSEGDVARLKFEIANLSSQSKQWQEESSEAMQLKQRISRLKGQVMELESMCKDKECLQHEKDELEERLMSETKERSIEVEGQIEQVDCLHQELVSVTTRNIELELELCGNKYANRSSSRTGEQIAKLNQESNQSGVEKHELLRKMSQLQTSLLLNERKLTAQEKKLKQSEETSSALIKSLNQKVKTQQSKMEALLKQKVGLQVELATLKKDKERLMMELEKEKQEALLIKSKMDRKNTELINKISDQQKTLLEFGDVVTKTRSGYMKSHPNFQMMEHKIEEMADDFRRQFDDKYRAMTRRIRAAEKQHVENKEWYLKTNEEFRQENKAQQGNIETGLRNVKDVALAASDVLVALDTVVVKFEECNDNLLTRISKTSCEVNYAKEWVRRKNNALVQVKHDLDELLFQLDDKEEEISVFRDRVWKLENKMRQLEKWIREKDEGMIELREEKREAIRQLCVWIDYHRCRTDYYKKMVKRLPEMNQQQRMMVS